The DNA region TTTATTATCTTTTTAATATGCAAATTATTAAATTTTAACTTCTATCAATCATCTGCAGTAATTCTTCAGGCAGCAACCCCAACGGCAATATCCACAATATTAATGGCAGAAGCTTATGGTGTTAAACAAAAAATAGCTTCAAAAATTCTTTTTACTACAACCTTAATTTCAATAATTACAATTCCTCTATTAAAATTGTTTATGAATTTATTTATTCAAACAACTTGAATAAAGGCCCTTTATGCATGATTAATGAATATTGTAAAGATTATATCCTGATAACTAAATAATGTCTTAAGATTTAGTGTATGAAGTCAGCAAACCCTGAAAATGAATACATCCCTTTAGATCTAAGGATTTCTGTGAGGAGGGATACTCTAAGGCTTATCTCAGAGATGGCTCAAGATATGGGAATAAGCATTAATGAAGTTTTTAGTTTTTTAGCCGAAGATTCTGTCATCGATCTCGAATTAATGGAAGATTTAAATAAGATCAATATCCCAAGCAAGTGCAGCATTGATGATTTAAAAAATGCTCTTCTTAAAAAAAGACTTTGTTAAAATTTTTCAACTTTTCTATTTTCCCAGTCAGATTTATAACCACTTTTAACTAAAAGTCTCGAATACTTATTTAAATCACTTTTTTGAATTCTCCATAAATTATAAATTCCAAATTTGCCCAATTTCTTATGATTAATTTTTGACCATTGCTGTTGGCGGGCAGAGTATTCATCAATCACGACTAATAGAGATTTGTATTCATAATCAGGTTGATCCTCATAATTCTCTCTCCTATCAGTATTTAGCCTTTCTGAAAGATTAATTAACCCCTCTTCAGTGTTTGGTTCATAAAAAACTATTTGTCTCGAATAATAATGTAATGAAGGTTTTCTTATCCCAATCATTGCTAAAGTTTCCCTTCCCTCGCGAATATCTAAAATTAATTTTGAGATATTCCTTAAAGGTAATTGCCTTGAAGTATCTGCTAATTTTCTAATTGGCGACATCAAATAAGATTGTCCAATTAAAAGCAAAATTTGGAGATAAACAAGGATATTTCTAGATTTTAAAGAAAATAAGATTATTGCAAAAAGGGTAAATGAAGAGAATAATAATTTAGCTTTAAAAATTATCCCGGAGTTTATAAGATCGGATGCAAGATTAGGCATTTCGGGATCATTAATTGAACTCAACCAAATATTTGAGAAAAAGAATGCTATTGAGAAGCCAAACAAAATTAAAATATTAACAACCCAGAAATATGAATAACTTTTATTTACCTTTTTTAAGCTTATAAAGCTATTACTTGTTAATAATGCAGCCGCTGGAATTGCTGGCAACCAATAGCTAGGTAGTTTCGTCGCAGAGAGACTAAAGAAGATTAAAACTGACGTTAACCAACAAAAAGAGTATGTATAAAGGGTTTCAGTTACATTGCAACTTTCTTTTGAACTTTTATAGAAATCCTCAAAGGTTTTAAATATCCCATGATACAAAAAAGGAGTGAATGGTAATGAAGCCAATATCATTATGTAAAGAAAAAACCAGAATGGTTCTGCATGATTATTAACAACTGAGGTATATCTTTGAAAATTATGGTAACCAAAAAAATTATCCCAAAAAGGCTTTCCCTCTTTTAAAAGTTCTAATATGTACCATGGAATACTTATTAGTATTGTTATTAAAAAACCTTTCTTAGGGTTTATCTTACTGAGTAACTTTTTCCAATTCTTCTGACAAAACAAGAAAGACGTAATAGTCAATAATGCCAAAACAAACGCAACAGGTCCTTTAACTAAAATTGCAAAACCTAAAAAAACCCAAGCTGAAATGCATTGATCATTCTTTTCACTTGCCATTCTTCTCCAAAACAAAAGAAGACTTATCCCTAAGGTTCCAGTTAAAAGGGCATCACTCACGGCAGTTCTACTCCAAATAATTATTAATGGAGAAAGAGCAAAGCCTAATGATGCAACTATTGGAGTTAGGAATTGACTGTCACTCTTCTGTGGCCAACAAAACAACGTATCTCCAATCATCAGCATTAAGAATAATGATGCCAAAGCTGAAGGGAGTCTTGCTGAGAGAGTCCCGAAACTATCCCAAATCTCGTTTTTCGGTAATGAGTAAAAAAAACCCATTAGCCAATATATCAGTGGAGGCTTATCAAAACGAAATATGCCATTAACTTTTGGAGTTAACCAATCACCAGATTCACTCATTGACCTGGCTGCAGCAGCAAATAAAGGGGGAGTTTCATCCACCAATCCTGTAGTACCTAGACCTAAGATAAATATAATGATCCCACAAACTAAAACTATCAATAAGGTTATGAGCCTTTTTTTTGAGTTAAGAAAAATCATTCTATATTACTAATATTCGTGCATTACCTTATTAAGCCAGTTCACAACCTTGTTAGCAAATATATTTGCGGAGGCATTTTTTTCTACCCATTCTCTACATTCCTGACGCTTTATTTTTTCAATCATCTCTACATAGGAAAGCATATTTTTTTTATCATCAGGATCAGCAAGAAAACCTGTTTGGCCATGCTTAATAATTTCACTAGGCCCTCCCCTTTTATAAGCTATAACTGGCACCCCACAGGCTAAAGCTTCAACAATTACGTTCCCATATGCCTCATTCCATTTCGGAGTATTTAGCAACCCTCTACATTTACCAAGTTCTTTTTGTAATTCATTGGTTGATAAAAACCCCATCCAATCTATAGCGCCTTGAGGAAATGATTTTTCTATGTTTGACGCATACATCTCATCTTCTATAAGTCCCCAAACTTTTAATTTTTCGCCAAGTTCATTTGCCACATAAACTGCATCCTCCAAACCTTTTTCCGGAGCTACTCTTCCAACCCATGCCAAGGGGCCCTTTACTGAATCTTGAAAAATATAATTATCTAAATTAAACCCATTCCCAATAATTATTGGTTTTTTTATGAATGGATAATCATTAGCTTGCATTTTCGAATGAAAAGCAAAATTATTTGGATATTTAGCATATACTTTAGATATTAAATTACTAATAACTAAACTTTCAGAACCCATACTAATAATATGTGCAATAGGTATCTCTAAATTTAGAGTCATCCAAATAGGCAGCCAATCATACGACATGTTCAACAATACATCTGCATTTTTAGCAATATCTAATCCCTTTTCAAGCATTCCTGCTAAGAGAGAATTGTCTGGGATACTCACGGGAGAATTGTAATTTTGATGCTGCCAACTAATTTGATCTTCACCTTCCACTAAATGTAATCTTACTTTTACATTACTTTCATGTAACTTAGAATTTTTTGGAGCTACAACCTCAACAGAATGACCTAAAGAAATTAAACCTGAAACTAAAGAATTTAAAGTTAATTCAACTCCACCACCTTTGCCACTCCCTAAAAACCCTATTGGAGTACTAATCAAAACTATTCGCATTATTAGACTTTTTACAAAAAGAGACTAATTAAATACTAGTATCAGAAAATTTATTTTCCCATAAACTCTTTCTCTGGCTCACAAAAAATACTGAGATAAGAACAAACGCCACTCCAATCCACTGTACGATAGTGAGTCTTTCATCTAACCAAACACCTCCACTGAGAAGAGCAAATACAGGTGTTAAAAATGCAAGAGTGCTAAATCCAGTTATTTCTTTATTATTAGCAAAGTAGAAAAACAATCCATACGCTATTGCTCCTCCAAAAATACTTGCAAATGACATAAGTCCCCAATCAAATATTGACCAATCTGGAATTATTGTGAAATTTGATTTTAAGCAGTGCTTAATAATTAAGGGCAAACTCCCTAAAACCATATGCCATCCTGTAACTGCCACTGGATCACTTTTTGTGCAAGTGAATCTAATTAAAATTGTTCCTAATGCCATAGCGAGAGAAGCTGCAAGCATCCAAAGTTCTCCAAAGTTAAAAGCAACATCATTTATAGACTTATCAGCCATCAACCACCAATTCCCTAAAAATTCTTGTGGAACTCCTAAAAATACTATTCCTCCCAATCCAAAAAGTAGTCCTAACCATCCTATTGGATTAATTAAATTCCCAAAAATTGCCCTCGCTAAAATAGCTACCAAAAGCGGTTGAGAATCAATTAAGACAGAACCTAAACCTGCTCCAGTTTTTTCAATACCATAGGTTAAAAACAACTGAAAAAAAGTGGCATCTACAATCGTAAAAACAAAAAACCACTTCAAATCGCACTTGTAAATTTTTAAATCTCTTTTGAACAAATATGTTGTTATTAGAACAAGAATCCCTGCAGGAAGTAATCTTAAAGAAGCCACAAATTCTGGTCCAGCACTTGATACTAAAGGAGTCATGGCCGCCATTGATGTCCCCCAAAGTGCAAAAGGGAGTATCATTAAAAACCAATTTAGGATTGAATTCATTAGGTCTGCTGATAGTCTTTTTAAAGTAGTTTTATGAATTTACCTTAAAAGAATGATTTGGCCTTTTAGACGAAAGTCAAAAAAAAGATTAGCTCGTATAGTAATTGATGAGCCTATTACTAGTACAACAAGAGTTTCGGTCCTTAAAGCTCTTAAACAAATTGAGGAAAGAGAATTTCCTGCTTTAATCGTGAGAATTGATTCTCCAGGGGGTACGGTTGGGGATAGCCAAGAAATATACTCTGCTATTAAAAGACTAAAAGATAAAGGATGTAAAGTCATTGCTAGTTTCGGAAACATCTCAGCATCAGGAGGCGTTTACATTGGTGTTGCATCTGATAAAATAGTTGCTAATCCAGGCACAATTACAGGATCTATTGGAGTAATTATAAGAGGAAATAATTTATCTGAATTATTAGATAAAATCGGCATTAAATTCGAGACTGTTAAAAGCGGTGTCTTTAAAGACATACTTTCTCCAGATAAACCTCTAAGTGAGGAAGGTAGAGGTTTACTCCAAGGGCTTATAGATGAAAGTTACAAACAATTTACTGAAGCTGTTGCTGAAGGAAGGAATTTACCTGTTGAAGAAGTTAGAAAATTTGCTGATGGAAGAATTTTCACTGGAACACAAGCACTCGAACTTGGTCTTATTGACAAGGTTGGAGATGAATTTGTTGCAAGAGAGCTAGCTGCAGAAATGGTTAATATTGATCCTAAAATTCAGCCCTTAACATTTGGGAAGAAGAAGAAAAAAATACTTGGACTAATTCCTGGAAGTAGCATGGTTGAGAAAATTATCAATAATATCTTTTTTGAGTTTGACTCATCTAATAAAGTACTTTGGTTACACAAACCTTAAATCGATATGTATGAAAAAATGCAAGATGATTATAAAATTACATTTATTCGTGGAGCTACAACAGCATCTGGGAATTCTGTTAAGGAAATAGAAGTTGCCGTAGTGGAATTAATGGATGAATTAATTTCACGAAACAATCTAATTAAGACAAACATACTATCCATTACGTTCACAGCGACAAAAGATTTAAATGCATGTTTCCCCGCTTCAATTGCAAGGAAATTTAATGGACTTGATTCAGTTGCCTTTTTAGACTGCCAACAAATGCACGTATACAATGATGTTGATTTTTGTATAAGAATAATGGCTCAAGTTTTATTGCCCCCAAATTATGCAATAAAGCACCCTTATTTAAAAGGCGCTGCAAAATTAAGGGCAGATAGATGTTAACCTTAGTGAAAATTATTTTTCTGCTTTAAATTTAAATAGCACGAAGTCAACCTTTAAATTCCATTCCCTTAATGTTAAAAATCAAAAAGAAACATATTTTAAATCTTAAAATTTTAAGATTTTTTATTATCCCTACAATTTTTGTTTTAACTCCTTTTTTTAACAACATCCAAAATGCTAAAGCGGGGTTGGAATTACAGTGGAATCAAGACGATAATTATAGAAGATTAAAGTGGTTTCAAAAAGAAAATAAAAGGAGATTTAGAAATACAATTTATTTTTTCTTTAGGCCATCTGACAGAAGAACTGATCTCTTAAAAATTAATCTAGCAATTCCTAAAACCTTTAAGTCCACTCTAAATAATGAAAAAATTAGTTTTTGTAAAGTAAAAATAGGTGGTTTTGAGGGTAGAACAAAATGTTTAGAAGATATTCCAGCTGATTTCGAAATCAAAACTGATGAATCAGGCTTACGATCACTAGATATTTACCCCTATAGCCCAATTCCCTCTAACAAAGATAGTTATGCAATTGTCTTTAAAATCTTTAATCCCAAAAAATCAGGTTTATATCAATTTCATTCATTTGGGCAACCTAAAGGGAAATCATTTTCAAGTTATTTAGGAAGCTGGACTATAGTGATCGATTAAATGATAAATTAAATAAGGACTATTAAACAAATGACTAAAAGAACTTTTGGCGGAACATCAAGAAAAAGAAAACGTGTATCTGGTTTTAGAGTAAGAATGCGTTCTCATACAGGTAGAAGAGTTATTAAAAGCAGAAGACAAAAAGGTAGAGAAAGAATAGCCGTATAAATTCCAAATTAAATGGCCTTACCCAAGGATATGCGTTTAAAAGGTCACAGGACTTTTAATTATATTCACAAAAATTCCAAAACATATCATGGGAAATTAATGACTTTTAAAGTTGCAAAGTCTAATCCAGCAATACTCTTAACCCATAAAATCACTAATACCTCAAACAATTTTAGGGTTGCAATTGCTATCAGCAAAAAAGTTTCAAAAAAAGCTGTAGAAAGAAATAAATTAAGAAGAATTCTACAAGAGTGGTTATTAACAAACATTCAAAAGATTAATAACCACAAACCTTATTGGTTACTTGTTAACCTTAAATTTGGGGATTTCTGCAATGATAAAAGCAGACTTTTGGAGGAATTTCAAACCTTAATGTTCAAATCTCATCTAATCAAATGATTAACATAAATGAAGAAACCTTTTATGAAGGTGGACCTGCAAAAAGTGATTTAATAATAAATCTACTGGCGGGAATAACTATACTTGGTTTACCATTTACCTTTGCCGCAATAGTTAGAGCACTGTGGTTGAGATATAAAATTACGAACAAAAGAATTACAATTGATGGAGGCTGGTTTGGCAAAAACAAAACACAAGTCTCATTAAGTAACATTGAAGAAATCAGATCTATTCCAAGGGGATTCGGTTCATATGGTGACATGGTCCTTATCCTTAACGATGGATCAAAGGTTGAAATGAAATCATTACCTTTATTCAGGGAGAAGCAAAAATTTATTGAAGAGAATATAAATAAAAGATCACAAATACCTAATCTTAAAGAGGTAGAAGGATTTGCTACTAAATCCTAAATAAATTAATTACAAAAATCTTTTTTTCCTGTAAAATAAAATGTCTAGTAAAATTACACTCTCTTTAATATCGTGATAGGGTTCATTTCTGAAAAACTACTTATCCCGATTCTAGATTTTTTCTACGGTTTAGTTCCAAGTTATGGTTTAGCGATTGTTGCATTGACAGTCGTAATTAGAATTGCACTTTTCCCTCTAAGCGCTGGTTCCATTAGAAGCGCAAGGAGGATGAAGATTGCGCAACCAGTAATGCAAAAGAGGCAAGCAGAAATAAAATCTAAGTTTTCAGGCGATCCAAAGAAACAGCAAGAAGAACTTGGGAAATTAATGAATGAATTTGGCAGTCCCCTCGCAGGTTGCCTTCCTTTAATTGTACAAATGCCTGTACTATTCGCATTGTTTGCAACCCTAAGAGGTTCTCCATTCGCTGATGTCCCCTACAACATAAATCTCAAGGTCGTCCCACAGGATCAAGTAGCAGCTATTGATCCAAAACCATATAAATCACCACGACACTCTATATTTATTACGGAAAAATCACATTTTCCTGTTGTAGCAACTATTCCTAGTGGAACAAAATTGGGAACGGAAGAATCAATAAAAATAAATCTACAAACAACAAATGGCAATAGCTACTCCGAAGTTCTATCTAAATACGACAACGGATCTAAATTCCTCCCCACTTGGAAGGTTTCCAAAGGATCCGAAAATCTTAAAGTTTCCCAAGACGGTACAGTAACAGCAATTAAACCTGGCGATGCAACAATCGAGGCGAAAATCCCTGGTCTAGCTGCTAAAAGTGGTTTCTTATTTATTAAAGCTCTTGGTCAAGTTGGTTTTTATGTAGATGGTGCAATTAATTGGGATATTGCTGCACTAGTAGGTGCCTTTGGATTAACCTTACTTCTCTCTCAAGTTTTATCAAGTCAAGGGATGCCTGCGAATCCACAGCAATCAACAGCAAATAAAATTACACCAGTAATGATAACTGGAATGTTTCTGTTTTTCCCACTACCAGCTGGAGTCTTGCTCTACATGGTTGTAGCAAATATTTTCCAAGCATTTCAGACTTTTCTACTCAATAAAGAAGCTCTCCCTGAGAATCTACAGAAAATTTTGGATCAACAATTATTAACTAAAAATGAAGTAATAGCAACTTCAGCCTCAACTATTTCAGATAAAAGATTACCTTTCGAACCTAACAGTAAAAAATAGTCTTAATCTTAAATAATGAATTCTTGGTGTAGAAATTTAGAATTACTTATAAAATCAAGAACCTCATTAATTTGGATCAGGACTAAAGAAGAGGAAAGATTAGAAAAATTAGTTAACTTTTCTTGTGAAAGACTAAATAAAAAAAGATTCGTTTCCTGGGATTGTGTTAGTGGTATAAAAGGATTAATAAATGAAGAAGGTAAATTTTCTAATAATCCGTTAGGGGTGCTTAATTGGCTAAAAGAAATAAATTCTGAAGTTCCAACAGTTTTATTAGTTAAAGATTTTCATAAATTTTATGATGATCCATCTATTAATAGAACTATTAAAGAACTATCCTCAGCACTTAAAAAAACTAGTCATAATTTAATTATTAGTTCTCATTTATTTCCATCATCAGAAGAATTGGATGAATTAATGGCAATTGTAAATTTACCTTTACCTGATCAAAGAGAATTAAAAAATCTAATAAAACAAATTGCTATCAATACCAATTCAAATTTAGAAGAAGAAGACTTAAACGAACTTTCCATAGCTTCAAGTGGACTTACCGAAATAAAAGTAAAACAAGTCACTGCAAAGGCCCTTGCTCAAAGAGGGAAAATAAGTAAAGAAGATATTAAAGATATTCTTGAAGAGAAAAAACAAGTAATCGCCAGAAGTGAAATTTTAGAATTTTTCGATGCCAAATCAAGTCAAGATGATATTGGGGGTTTAAATGTTTTAAAAGTTTGGCTTAATCAAAGATATAGGGCCTTTTCTAAAGAAGCTAGAGACTATGGATTACCTATTCCAAAGGGAGTCTTACTCGTTGGAGCTCAAGGAACAGGGAAATCGCTAACGGCAAAATCAATTTCTAAGAGTTGGTCGATGCCGCTGCTTAGACTAGATGTTGGAAGACTATTTTCTAGCCTTGTTGGTTCAAGCGAGGCAAGAACAAGAGAAGCAATATTAAGAGCTGAGGCCATGTCTCCTTGTATCCTATGGATCGATGAAATTGACAAGGGCTTTGGTGGCGATGCTAGAAGTGATGGAGGAACAAGTCAAAGGGTTTTGGCAAGTTTGCTAACTTGGATGGCTGAAAAAGAATCCGCCGTATTTGTAATAGCTACAGCTAATGCTATAGATAAGCTTCCTGCTGAATTATTAAGAAAAGGTAGATTTGATGAGATATTTTTTCTTGATTTACCGAATTCTGAAGAAAGATTAAGTATTCTGGATTTGCATTTAAAAAAAAGAAGACCAAGTTACAAGTTTCCTCTTTCCACTATCATCGATAGAACAGATGGATTCTCAGGCGCAGAACTTGAACAGGCAGTGATAGAGGGGATGCATATTTCATTCTCTGAAAATAGAGAACTTATGGAGAAAGATTTAATAAAAGCAGTTTCTGAATTAGTTCCCTTATCTAGAACAGCTAAGGAGCAAATTAATTTACTAAAAGAATGGTCATCTACTGGGCGCGCGCGATCTGCATCATAGCTAAAAAATTTATCTAAAAATACTCAGTAAGTTAGGAATCATTAATTTAGTTAATTTTTAGTCAAAAACCCCTAATATTGAATTTAGATTAACTATTTTAATTAAGGTATAAAAAAAACTAGTGTTAGATCAAAAATTAATAAGAGAAAATCCAACTTTAGTTGAAGAAAGTTTATTCCTAAGAGGAAAAGTTTTTAATATTTCCCAAATACAAGAATTAACTCTCCAAAAAAAAGAAATTGATATAGAAATATCCAGTCTCCAATCTGAGAGTAAAAAGTTAAGTAAATTGATCGGTCAAGAAATCAGCAAATCTAAAAACAATAATTCTCCAGAAGTAAATAATTTAAAGAGAAAAGGAAATGATTACAGAACCAAAATTTCAGAATTTGAAGAGAAAAAAAGAACCTTAGATAAAAATATACATAATGAGATTTGTAATTTACCAAATTTACCTAGCAAAGATGCTCCTATTGGAAAAGATGAAAGTCATAATGTCCAAGTAAAAACTTGGGGAGATCCGTTGGTAAAAGAAAATCTTAAATCTCACTGGGAAATAGGCGAAAGTCTTAATCTATTTGACTCTGTCAAATCAACTAAAATATCAAAAAGTCGTTTTATTACACTTATTGGTAATGGGGCCAGATTAGAGAGAGCATTAATAAATTTTATGCTCGACATGCATACTAACAATGGTTATTTAGAGTTAATGCCTCCAGCTTTAGTTAATTCAGAGAGTCTTACCGGATCTGGTCAATTACCCAAATTTTCAAATGAGAGTTTTAAGTGTTCTAATGACGACCTATGGCTTTCTCCCACTGCTGAAGTTCCATTAACTGCTTTTCATAGAAATGATATTATTGATTCCAAGAAATTACCCCTTAAGTATGTCGCATATAGCCCATGTTTTAGGAGAGAAGCTGGAAGTTATGGAAGGGATACAAAAGGTTTAATAAGACTTCATCAATTTAATAAAGTTGAACTATATTGGTTTTGTGATCCAAGTAAATCAATTGAAGCTCATCAAAATATCACTATAGATGCAGAAAGTATCTTAAAAAAGCTCAATCTACCTTACAGATTAGTTGATATTTGTACTGGAGACTTAGGTTTTTCTTCAAGCAGAACTTTTGATCTTGAAGTCTGGCTACCAAGTAGTAAATGTTATAGGGAAATTTCAAGTTGTAGCAACTGTCTAGACTTTCAAGCTCGCAGATCATCAATAAGAGCAAAAATTGATAAAAAGAATAAATATTTGCACACCTTAAATGGTAGTGGGCTTGCTATTGGAAGAACTATGGCTGCTATTCTTGAGAATGGCCAACAACCCGATGGGAGCGTAAAAATTCCAGATGCTTTAGTTCCATATTTTGGATCAAATTTTTTAAAAACTGCTTAATATTAATAAATGAATGTTTTAACCTCAATAACAGTTCTGGGATTTCTCATTTTTTTTCATGAGATGGGACATTTTCTTGCAGCAATTTTGCAAGGCATTTATGTTGATGGATTTTCAATCGGTTTTGGGCCATCAATAATTCAGAAAAGATTTAAAAATATAACCTATTCTCTTAGAGCCTTTCCTTTGGGGGGCTTTGTTTCTTTCCCTGATGAAGAAGTAAATAATATTGACCCTAAAGATCCAAATCTTTTAAAAAATAGACCAGTTTTTCAAAGAGTAATTGTTATATCCGCTGGGGTATTCGCAAACTTAATACTCGCCTATACCATCTTAATTGTAAATGTAACTACTATTGGGATTCCATTTGATCCAGATCCTGGTATCTTGGTTTTAGCTACTCAGCCTGAGAAGGCTGCTTCTCTTGCCGGATTACAAGCAGGAGATAAAATCTTAAAAATCGAAACCAGTACTCTAGGAGTTGGCGATCAAGCTGTATCTACTTTAGTTAAAGAGATTCAAAATTCATCAGACAACCCAATTTCAATAACAATTGATAGAAATGGAGTTCTGAAAGATTTAACTCTGGTACCAAAAAATATTGATGGGAAAGGTACAATAGGCGCTCAATTACAACCTAATATAAAAAAAGAAACTAAAAAGACAAAAAACATATTCGAACTTTTTAAATACACCAATAATGAATTTTCAACACTTTTAGTAAAAACAATTCAAGGTTATAAAGGATTAATTACAAATTTCTCCTCAACAGCTCAACAATTAAGTGGGCCCGTGAAAATAGTTGAAATTGGCGCCCAACTATCACAACAAGGAGGTACAGGGATATTATTATTTGCAGCATTAATTTCTATAAATTTAGCAGTTCTCAATTCTTTACCTTTACCACTATTAGATGGAGGACAGCTTGTTTTTACTTTGATTGAAGGGTTTAGGGGAAAACCTGTTCCAGTTAGAGTTCAAATGGTTGTAACTCAATCCAGTTTTTTTCTTTTAGTTGGTCTGAGTATCCTTCTTATAATTAGAGATACTAGTCAGCTTTTAATTGTACAAAAATTATTAACCCAATAAATAAATTTTTAAAAACGTTAGCCAAGCTGTTAATATATAGGTTAGTTTTAAAATTCAAATTAATGGCCAAAAAGTCCATGATTGCGAGAGAGGTCAAACGCAAAAAGCTTGTAAATAAATATGCTGCAAAAAGAAAATCATTATTAGATGAATTCAATGCCGCAAAAGATCCAATGCAAAGGCTTGAAATACACAGAAAAATTCAGGGT from Prochlorococcus marinus XMU1410 includes:
- a CDS encoding AAA family ATPase, coding for MNSWCRNLELLIKSRTSLIWIRTKEEERLEKLVNFSCERLNKKRFVSWDCVSGIKGLINEEGKFSNNPLGVLNWLKEINSEVPTVLLVKDFHKFYDDPSINRTIKELSSALKKTSHNLIISSHLFPSSEELDELMAIVNLPLPDQRELKNLIKQIAINTNSNLEEEDLNELSIASSGLTEIKVKQVTAKALAQRGKISKEDIKDILEEKKQVIARSEILEFFDAKSSQDDIGGLNVLKVWLNQRYRAFSKEARDYGLPIPKGVLLVGAQGTGKSLTAKSISKSWSMPLLRLDVGRLFSSLVGSSEARTREAILRAEAMSPCILWIDEIDKGFGGDARSDGGTSQRVLASLLTWMAEKESAVFVIATANAIDKLPAELLRKGRFDEIFFLDLPNSEERLSILDLHLKKRRPSYKFPLSTIIDRTDGFSGAELEQAVIEGMHISFSENRELMEKDLIKAVSELVPLSRTAKEQINLLKEWSSTGRARSAS
- the serS gene encoding serine--tRNA ligase, which gives rise to MLDQKLIRENPTLVEESLFLRGKVFNISQIQELTLQKKEIDIEISSLQSESKKLSKLIGQEISKSKNNNSPEVNNLKRKGNDYRTKISEFEEKKRTLDKNIHNEICNLPNLPSKDAPIGKDESHNVQVKTWGDPLVKENLKSHWEIGESLNLFDSVKSTKISKSRFITLIGNGARLERALINFMLDMHTNNGYLELMPPALVNSESLTGSGQLPKFSNESFKCSNDDLWLSPTAEVPLTAFHRNDIIDSKKLPLKYVAYSPCFRREAGSYGRDTKGLIRLHQFNKVELYWFCDPSKSIEAHQNITIDAESILKKLNLPYRLVDICTGDLGFSSSRTFDLEVWLPSSKCYREISSCSNCLDFQARRSSIRAKIDKKNKYLHTLNGSGLAIGRTMAAILENGQQPDGSVKIPDALVPYFGSNFLKTA
- the rseP gene encoding RIP metalloprotease RseP produces the protein MNVLTSITVLGFLIFFHEMGHFLAAILQGIYVDGFSIGFGPSIIQKRFKNITYSLRAFPLGGFVSFPDEEVNNIDPKDPNLLKNRPVFQRVIVISAGVFANLILAYTILIVNVTTIGIPFDPDPGILVLATQPEKAASLAGLQAGDKILKIETSTLGVGDQAVSTLVKEIQNSSDNPISITIDRNGVLKDLTLVPKNIDGKGTIGAQLQPNIKKETKKTKNIFELFKYTNNEFSTLLVKTIQGYKGLITNFSSTAQQLSGPVKIVEIGAQLSQQGGTGILLFAALISINLAVLNSLPLPLLDGGQLVFTLIEGFRGKPVPVRVQMVVTQSSFFLLVGLSILLIIRDTSQLLIVQKLLTQ